From the genome of Kaistella daneshvariae, one region includes:
- a CDS encoding glycosyltransferase family 2 protein produces the protein MITILIKSFNRPFYLDRCLQSIEKFVSGDFKVKILDDGTPEKYLQKIREKYASAEILTSTQYSQKIKAIQENLESGSEINGFKIPTKMWFEAVKNAEDYVLVTEDDVWFTHEINLSEIENEMKTHQISLLKLGWLGNLLDDKFLKINRITEKIERTIPQKLFTANQFLMDCFMYNKFKFFTILYKLGIVDNETRQKYFALHSIAMGIYQKDYWLHLWKGSQNLVDEKQQLKNAATWYHKNKHENAIARTKTEFLKTTFQSAATNSYHKYNVDFDVNYFNHLINEAWFEGNFDVLENFPKDFSPEYFAKFIEGKINISDFQAWTEKFKSQYRNLGAQVDE, from the coding sequence ATGATCACCATTCTCATTAAATCTTTCAACCGCCCTTTTTACCTGGATCGTTGCCTGCAAAGCATCGAAAAGTTCGTGAGCGGAGATTTTAAAGTAAAAATTTTGGACGATGGAACGCCGGAAAAATATCTCCAAAAAATTCGGGAAAAGTACGCTTCAGCCGAGATTTTAACTTCAACGCAATACTCGCAAAAAATTAAGGCAATTCAGGAAAATCTAGAAAGCGGAAGCGAAATTAATGGTTTTAAAATACCGACAAAAATGTGGTTTGAGGCAGTTAAAAATGCTGAAGATTACGTTTTGGTGACCGAAGATGATGTTTGGTTTACGCATGAAATCAATTTATCTGAAATCGAAAACGAAATGAAAACACACCAGATCTCACTTTTAAAACTGGGCTGGCTTGGAAATTTATTAGATGATAAATTTCTAAAAATCAATAGGATCACTGAAAAAATTGAGCGAACCATTCCGCAAAAACTTTTTACCGCGAACCAGTTTTTGATGGATTGCTTCATGTACAATAAATTTAAATTTTTCACCATTTTATATAAATTGGGCATCGTGGATAATGAAACGCGCCAAAAATATTTTGCGCTTCACTCTATCGCCATGGGGATTTATCAGAAAGACTATTGGCTGCACCTTTGGAAAGGTTCTCAAAATTTGGTTGATGAAAAACAACAGCTAAAAAATGCGGCAACATGGTATCATAAAAACAAGCATGAAAATGCGATTGCGAGGACAAAAACAGAGTTTTTAAAAACAACTTTTCAGTCGGCGGCGACCAATTCTTATCACAAATATAATGTTGATTTCGACGTTAATTATTTTAACCATTTAATTAATGAAGCCTGGTTTGAAGGAAATTTTGACGTTTTGGAAAATTTTCCAAAAGATTTTTCACCGGAATATTTTGCTAAATTTATCGAAGGTAAAATAAATATTTCCGATTTTCAGGCGTGGACGGAAAAATTTAAAAGCCAATACCGGAATTTGGGCGCCCAAGTAGATGAATAA
- a CDS encoding glycosyltransferase family A protein, whose protein sequence is MFTIFTPAYNRAYTLPKLYGSLVNQEKQNFEWLIIDDGSTDNTEAVVSEFIEENNFAIRYVKQENQGKHIAINKALKMADREWFAIIDSDDFLVNDATEVWENLALEAADKDYAGFSFIHFSEKFQIDKSKYGKKRLDDRRDYNWEFPGEMLFCFKTKVISQYSFPVFPEEKFCQESVLFLPILRKYKMLISDYVLARGEYLEDGLSQNHYASMLKNPRYGMLSIREKMKSARTEAEKQYLASVYWDIALKSPQIPFLKKLPGIPLKFTLNVFMDKIIKRMF, encoded by the coding sequence ATGTTTACGATTTTCACTCCTGCCTATAACCGCGCCTATACGCTGCCAAAACTCTACGGAAGTTTGGTGAACCAGGAAAAGCAAAATTTCGAATGGCTCATTATCGATGATGGTTCGACGGATAATACGGAAGCTGTTGTTAGTGAATTTATTGAGGAAAATAATTTTGCGATCCGTTATGTAAAACAGGAAAATCAGGGGAAACACATTGCGATAAACAAAGCTTTAAAAATGGCGGATCGCGAATGGTTTGCTATTATCGACAGCGACGATTTTCTGGTGAATGACGCGACCGAAGTTTGGGAAAATTTAGCCCTGGAAGCAGCGGATAAAGATTATGCAGGTTTTTCATTCATTCATTTTTCGGAGAAATTTCAAATTGATAAAAGCAAATACGGCAAAAAACGGCTTGATGACCGACGGGATTATAATTGGGAATTCCCGGGTGAAATGCTTTTTTGTTTTAAAACAAAAGTAATTAGTCAATATTCATTTCCCGTGTTTCCGGAGGAAAAATTTTGTCAGGAATCGGTTTTATTTTTACCGATTTTAAGAAAATATAAAATGCTGATAAGCGATTATGTTTTGGCGCGTGGCGAATATCTGGAAGATGGTTTGAGCCAAAACCATTACGCTTCAATGCTGAAAAATCCGCGCTACGGAATGTTGTCAATCCGCGAAAAAATGAAAAGCGCCCGAACTGAGGCTGAAAAACAGTATTTGGCAAGCGTTTATTGGGACATCGCTTTAAAGTCACCACAAATTCCATTTCTGAAAAAATTGCCCGGAATACCTCTGAAATTTACCCTGAATGTGTTTATGGATAAGATTATAAAACGAATGTTTTAG
- a CDS encoding glycosyltransferase, translating into MNPLVSVIIPLYNCEDFIERCLKSIRNQSYSPIEVILVNDQSPDKCAEIAENFLEKYQLENWNLFHLKENSGSSVARNLGIDHAMGKYLFFVDSDDTITPDCLETLVEISEKTGAEMTISQLQCVKASTGEKSMCIPLKTTYEVLPDNAIIFREFAAGNLVTYSVNKLINTKYLKENQLYFTPGLYAQDELWTFQCMLKMSRIAINKSITYTYFLHEKSVIHSRGKKHFDDWFTIGKFVDEAYRKEKNTELKRQILQYLTGYKSVTLLMNWRAQKDENLWKDSYRNYKTFKKLSLSNYLSSDFPLKTKKADLFSRLPTDIGFRFFKWRYER; encoded by the coding sequence ATGAATCCTTTGGTTTCCGTCATCATACCACTCTATAACTGCGAAGATTTTATCGAAAGGTGTTTGAAATCCATACGAAACCAAAGTTATTCGCCAATTGAGGTTATTTTGGTGAATGACCAAAGCCCGGATAAATGTGCGGAAATAGCAGAAAATTTTCTGGAAAAATACCAGCTTGAAAACTGGAACTTGTTTCATTTAAAAGAAAATTCCGGCTCGTCGGTCGCGCGAAATCTGGGGATTGACCATGCAATGGGGAAATACCTGTTTTTTGTAGACAGCGATGATACGATTACGCCAGACTGTCTTGAAACGCTCGTAGAAATTTCCGAAAAAACCGGTGCTGAAATGACCATTTCACAATTACAATGCGTTAAAGCTAGTACCGGCGAAAAATCGATGTGTATTCCCCTAAAAACTACATACGAGGTTCTTCCGGATAACGCCATCATTTTCAGGGAATTTGCCGCCGGAAATCTGGTGACTTATTCGGTGAATAAATTGATAAACACCAAGTACTTAAAGGAAAATCAACTCTATTTCACCCCGGGACTTTATGCGCAGGATGAACTTTGGACTTTCCAGTGTATGCTGAAAATGAGCCGAATAGCCATTAATAAAAGTATTACTTACACCTATTTTTTACACGAAAAATCGGTGATTCATTCGCGCGGAAAGAAACATTTTGATGATTGGTTTACGATTGGAAAGTTCGTAGATGAAGCTTATAGAAAGGAAAAAAATACCGAGCTAAAACGGCAAATTTTGCAATATTTAACAGGTTATAAATCTGTGACTTTATTGATGAACTGGCGTGCGCAAAAGGATGAAAACTTATGGAAAGATAGCTATAGGAACTACAAAACTTTTAAAAAATTAAGTTTAAGCAATTATTTATCTAGCGATTTTCCCCTTAAAACGAAAAAAGCCGATCTCTTTTCGCGTCTTCCAACGGACATAGGATTTCGGTTTTTTAAATGGCGCTACGAACGTTGA
- a CDS encoding ABC transporter ATP-binding protein, with protein sequence MLALKAENISKQYRLGQVGTGTLSHDLNRFWHEIRGKENPYLKIGETNDRTAKADSEYVWSLRDINFEIEQGDAVGIIGKNGAGKSTLLKLLSKVTKPTTGKIYTNGRIASLLEVGTGFHPEMTGRENIYLNGAILGMTRREIKSKFDEIVDFSGVERYIDTPVKRYSSGMYVRLAFAVAAHLESEILIVDEVLAVGDAEFQKKCLGKMGNISKGEGRTVLFVSHNMAAVKELTKSALLLSNGNLIEVGDTEQIITSYTRLNYESTTSKWEGSLIDADSSIEIEKVEMLQNSPLGFSNQNPLVCRINLRNLQQLDNSNYRLVLTLKSAEEIVILNSGFALTKRTAGDYQLEIEIPQFTLSNTDFILGFRIDIPKNRYIHHYRDYVRFSVEVVDHNFGDIAGKEPGGFFHLPLRAQVKEEF encoded by the coding sequence ATGCTCGCATTAAAGGCAGAAAATATCTCAAAACAATACCGCCTGGGACAGGTTGGGACAGGCACGCTTTCTCATGATTTAAACCGGTTTTGGCATGAAATCCGCGGAAAGGAAAACCCGTATTTGAAAATTGGCGAAACAAACGACCGTACCGCGAAAGCGGACAGCGAATATGTATGGTCGCTGCGCGATATAAATTTTGAAATTGAACAGGGCGATGCCGTGGGGATTATCGGGAAAAATGGCGCCGGTAAATCTACTTTGCTGAAGCTGCTGAGTAAAGTTACCAAACCTACGACGGGAAAAATTTACACCAACGGCAGAATAGCCTCGCTGCTAGAAGTCGGGACCGGCTTTCATCCGGAAATGACGGGTCGCGAAAACATTTATTTAAACGGTGCAATTCTCGGCATGACGCGCCGCGAAATTAAAAGCAAATTCGATGAAATTGTAGATTTTTCCGGTGTTGAAAGATATATCGATACTCCCGTGAAAAGATATTCCTCCGGCATGTACGTGCGGCTGGCTTTTGCTGTTGCTGCGCATTTGGAATCAGAAATTTTAATTGTTGATGAGGTTTTAGCGGTTGGCGATGCCGAATTCCAGAAAAAATGTCTCGGAAAAATGGGCAACATCAGCAAAGGCGAAGGCAGAACGGTTCTTTTCGTGAGTCATAACATGGCGGCGGTCAAGGAATTAACCAAAAGCGCGCTGCTCCTCTCCAACGGCAACTTAATTGAAGTTGGTGATACCGAACAAATTATCACCTCCTACACCCGGTTGAATTATGAAAGCACCACGAGCAAATGGGAAGGTTCGCTCATCGATGCAGATTCCAGCATTGAAATTGAAAAAGTGGAAATGCTGCAAAACAGTCCGCTGGGCTTTTCAAATCAAAATCCTTTGGTCTGCCGTATTAATCTTAGAAATTTGCAGCAGCTTGACAACAGCAATTACCGACTGGTTTTAACTTTAAAATCAGCTGAAGAAATCGTAATCCTAAACAGCGGCTTTGCACTTACGAAACGTACAGCAGGAGACTATCAGTTGGAAATTGAAATTCCGCAGTTTACGCTTTCCAACACCGATTTTATATTGGGTTTTCGTATTGATATACCAAAAAACCGTTACATTCACCATTATCGCGATTACGTGCGCTTTAGCGTGGAGGTGGTGGATCATAATTTTGGTGATATCGCCGGAAAAGAGCCGGGAGGTTTTTTCCATTTGCCTTTAAGAGCACAAGTAAAGGAAGAATTTTAA
- a CDS encoding glycosyltransferase family 2 protein — translation MAENSNFYMTKTPLFSVLVAHYNNFAFFPDFYSSVLGQTYQNFEIIIVDDCSTDESLSQIRTLTANDSRVRIFKNEKNEGVGFTKKKCIELANGEICGFIDPDDAVTENALQLSVQQYKNDTKIVATYSQLMFCDENLKPVKLFTRTRKIKNGEKYFFNINNEVSHFFTFKKEKYALTSGINEELRYAEDFDLYLKMYEKGSFKYISKPLYFYRRHEKGLTQDKNKSKTVHEYWNKVLFDTCFRRGINNIDGVAVHDNIDLAKIVFQRENTVLKKIQRKINALISG, via the coding sequence TTGGCAGAAAATTCGAATTTTTATATGACCAAAACGCCTCTATTTTCGGTACTTGTTGCGCATTACAATAATTTTGCGTTTTTCCCGGATTTTTACAGCAGTGTTTTAGGCCAAACCTATCAGAATTTTGAAATTATTATTGTTGATGATTGCTCTACCGATGAATCTTTGAGCCAAATTCGCACGCTCACGGCGAACGATTCCCGCGTCCGCATTTTCAAAAATGAAAAAAATGAAGGCGTGGGTTTCACCAAAAAGAAATGCATCGAACTGGCGAATGGTGAAATTTGTGGTTTCATCGACCCTGACGATGCGGTGACCGAAAATGCTTTGCAGCTCAGCGTTCAACAATACAAAAATGATACGAAAATAGTCGCAACATATTCCCAGCTCATGTTTTGTGATGAAAACTTAAAACCTGTGAAGCTTTTCACCCGGACACGGAAAATAAAAAACGGTGAAAAATATTTTTTCAATATCAACAACGAAGTTTCGCATTTTTTCACTTTTAAAAAAGAAAAATATGCGCTGACCTCCGGAATTAATGAAGAACTGCGATACGCGGAAGACTTTGATCTCTATTTAAAAATGTATGAAAAAGGCAGTTTTAAGTACATTTCAAAACCTTTATATTTTTACCGACGGCACGAAAAAGGCTTGACACAGGATAAAAATAAATCCAAAACAGTCCACGAATATTGGAATAAAGTGCTTTTCGACACTTGCTTTCGCCGCGGAATCAACAATATTGACGGAGTTGCCGTTCATGACAATATCGATTTAGCAAAAATCGTTTTCCAGCGCGAAAATACCGTGCTGAAAAAAATACAAAGAAAAATAAATGCCTTGATTAGCGGCTAA
- a CDS encoding ABC transporter permease, producing the protein MTEPQQTWTETIESSHSLFDLKLKEVWRYKDLVYMFVKRDFISSFKQTILGPIWFFINPIFTTIVYLVVFGNIANLSTDGAPKILFYLAGVTLWNYFSTSLTSASNVFTSNAGIFGKVYFPRLVMPLTIVISNLMRFGVQMVLFIAVWLYYYFEGAVQPNLWILATPLLILLMAAFALGMGMIFSSLTTKYRDIQMLLGFGISLFMYITPVIYPLSALPERFKTVAYYNPLSGIFECFKYGWMGVGEFSGPMLLISTAIIFLLLAVGTVIFNKVEKGFMDTV; encoded by the coding sequence ATGACAGAACCTCAACAAACCTGGACGGAAACCATCGAATCCAGCCATTCACTTTTTGATCTTAAACTAAAAGAAGTCTGGCGTTACAAAGATTTGGTGTATATGTTTGTAAAAAGGGACTTTATTTCGAGTTTCAAGCAGACGATTTTAGGACCGATTTGGTTTTTTATCAACCCGATTTTTACCACCATCGTTTATTTGGTCGTTTTTGGAAACATCGCCAATCTTTCCACCGACGGTGCACCGAAAATTTTATTCTATCTGGCGGGCGTTACCTTGTGGAACTATTTTTCAACAAGCCTTACCAGCGCTTCAAACGTTTTCACCAGCAACGCGGGAATTTTCGGCAAGGTGTATTTTCCGCGGCTCGTAATGCCGCTCACTATTGTCATTTCAAACCTGATGCGCTTTGGTGTTCAAATGGTGCTTTTTATCGCCGTTTGGTTATACTATTATTTTGAGGGCGCGGTACAACCGAATTTATGGATTTTGGCAACGCCGCTTCTTATACTGTTAATGGCGGCTTTTGCGCTCGGGATGGGGATGATATTTTCTTCACTCACCACCAAATACCGTGATATTCAAATGCTGTTGGGCTTCGGCATCAGCTTGTTTATGTACATTACGCCGGTAATTTACCCCCTTTCTGCGCTGCCGGAAAGATTTAAAACGGTGGCGTATTACAATCCGTTATCGGGAATTTTCGAATGTTTTAAATACGGTTGGATGGGCGTTGGTGAATTTTCCGGACCGATGTTGCTTATCAGCACCGCAATTATATTTCTGCTCCTCGCTGTAGGTACTGTAATTTTCAATAAAGTGGAAAAAGGTTTCATGGACACGGTTTAA
- a CDS encoding glycosyltransferase family 2 protein has protein sequence MENKLAIIIPFYKKKYFRKTLQSLKNQSNRNFSVYIGNDNSPENIDALVTKFLGFFDFKYYKFDTNLGGSNLVAQWDRCIALSEKEEFLIILGDDDVLEENVVEEFYRFIEKTNYPNINVIRFASQLIDEDGAEISEVYENPEVEKAADSFMRVIKGKGRSSLSEHIFSRKCYEKYGFKSFPVAFGSDNVAWLEFPEMGNIYSINSAKVLVRISGEHLSSSIDSTLALKRKEGIHLFTKYIIENYCNYFTREDRILILKKSYRNLRYFSRDKFKTIQFIFLMFRKVGFSALKIVKENRFN, from the coding sequence ATGGAAAACAAACTGGCGATTATAATTCCCTTCTATAAAAAGAAATATTTCCGCAAAACATTACAATCTTTAAAAAACCAATCAAACCGAAACTTTTCGGTATACATTGGGAATGATAACAGCCCGGAAAATATTGACGCCTTAGTGACCAAATTTTTGGGTTTCTTCGATTTTAAATATTATAAGTTTGATACCAACTTAGGCGGAAGCAATTTAGTTGCACAATGGGATAGATGTATCGCACTTTCCGAAAAAGAGGAATTCCTGATAATTTTAGGCGACGACGACGTTTTGGAAGAAAATGTAGTTGAGGAATTTTATCGGTTTATTGAAAAAACAAATTATCCGAACATTAATGTCATCCGTTTTGCCTCGCAGCTTATCGATGAAGATGGCGCCGAAATTTCGGAAGTTTATGAAAATCCAGAAGTAGAAAAAGCTGCTGATTCCTTTATGCGTGTAATAAAAGGTAAAGGCAGAAGCAGCTTAAGCGAGCATATTTTCTCCCGAAAATGTTACGAAAAATATGGCTTCAAAAGTTTCCCTGTAGCTTTCGGTAGCGACAATGTTGCCTGGCTGGAATTCCCGGAAATGGGAAATATTTACAGCATCAACAGTGCAAAAGTTTTGGTAAGAATCTCTGGCGAGCACCTTTCCTCCAGCATAGATAGCACGTTGGCGCTAAAACGAAAGGAAGGAATACACCTTTTCACAAAATATATTATTGAAAATTATTGCAACTACTTTACGCGGGAAGACCGGATTTTAATTTTAAAAAAATCCTACAGAAATTTGCGCTATTTCAGCAGGGACAAATTCAAAACAATTCAGTTTATTTTTCTGATGTTTCGCAAAGTTGGTTTCTCAGCGCTTAAGATTGTCAAAGAAAACCGGTTTAACTAA